The region TGTGGCTAAgatgttgttgctcctagatgcatCCATTACAcaattaaagcacttacagttgacaggggtagatctagcaggacagaaatttcacaaactgacttgtggcagaggtggcatcctatgacaatGCCATTTTTAAAGTCCCTGAGGTCATCATTATGGCTCATTCTGCTGCCAGTGTTTGCCTTgtctgcaaggctatgtgcttcaTTTTATTCACCCAATGTATGTGGCTAAAATACCTGAAATCACTATTTAAGAGGTGTGTTCCAATACTTTTTTCTGTATAGTGCACAAAATGCTTAATACATTACGGTTGAACAATTATGCATCATTATAATGTTTTATGTATAATTTCTTAAAGAAAtagataaaaaggaaaaaaaaacaataagcaACTATGTTTGagtaaataaatgatgaaacTTGAAAGTtgcatttctctttatttctccttttatttattttatgtgattGTAGCTTGAAGTATAAAAACCTAGATATGAGTACACTCTGAGGTTGGACATTGAAACAAAGTTGTCTAAGTAATTTGGGTGAAATGGGACCTATATTGGCATTCTTTTCCAACACAGATTAGGCCCAGCTCTATGCAAAAGAGATTTCGGAAAGGGAATACCCATTGATCTGCTTCTGTGGttgggtagtgtagtggttaacacctctgccttcttcgctgtagactggggttcaatcccccaccagggtaagcaccctgcactataccaataagggtccttgggcaagactcctaacaccaccttggcctacctgtgtaaaatgatcaaattgtaagttgctctggataagagcgtcagccaaatgtaaatgtaaggtaAGAAGTTCTTGAAgtccagtgatggtgatggtctGATCTCAACAtctccaaaataaaaaatacaataataatatacaattccaaaaaagttgggacaggatgTGAAATGCTAGTACTAAAAAATAGAAACCAGTTATTAATAAATtctatttgaatttttttgttttcttgcaaaatcattccaaatttgatgcctgcaacatgttccaaaaaagttgggaaagaAACACGTTTAACACTGTGTTACATTACATTCAGTTTAACAACATTTAACAATTGtgtggggactgaagacacaatGTGATCCGGTTTTGAAACAGAAGTATTCGCTATTCTTCTTAAGCTGTGAAAACTGCACTGGTCTTTGTTGTCATATTCGGAACTTTATAATGTGCCATATGTTTTCAAAGGGACACTGGTGTGGACTTCAGACAGGTCAGTgtagcacctgcactctctgatAATGAGACAGCCATGCTGAGGTAACTGTGGCTTGgcattttcatgtttaaataaacatgGATGTACCTGAAAAAAGATGTAAtgtagaaggcagcatatgttgctccaaaatgtgtatatatcagGTGCAAACAGCTGTTGTcatggagggctggtgtccagcactaAAGCTTTTCCCTACTCAAATATACTtgctaaacctggcaattaacaggtGAGCATAAAAagatgtgtttgagcaggtaatTTTCAAACTagtcctccaggaccagagttgtgcacccctggtttatatatatcagtaatggtgccttcatagatgcAAGTTATCCATGCCAATGGCGCTAATACGCCCGATACTATGACAGGCCCTGGGTTTTGGACTTTACACGGGTAACAATCTGGACGGTTCCTTTCTTCGTTGGCTCAAAGAACACAACATCCATTCTTTCCAAAAACactctgaaaggttgactcatcagacaACAATACACAAgttaacactttacttgaagggtgtctacataacacacttgcagactccatttcccagaatccctCAGTTTCTCATATGACTCCACTTTCCAATCATATGCCACCCAGCAGTTCTTGGGCACCTTTGTGCTGATTATCAACACCTGTGTGCCTGTGTAAATAAACCTATCTGTTTGTATTGTTTCTTTGTGAAATATTGCCTCAGTTCTGTCAGTGCTCTTGTTGCTGTTTCTGCCTGTGTATTTGTTCTTTGGTTATGAGCCTGTTTATCTGATTCGCTTTTTGCCCATgcattgtgttttgtgttttgttaatCTGGGTTTAACAATGTTCCTAGcctgaaattatatatatatatatatatatacatgcaacTCAATGTCCAAAACttgagatgctgtgcaaaatgtaaatgaaaacaaaatgcaatgatgtgcagatcatttaaattctatatttaattgaaaaatatttgcccattttgaatttgatgccaacagcacattccaaaaaaagttgggatggggcaacagAACGCTGGTAaggtgtgtaataaaaaaaaaacccatggtggttaattggcaataggtcagtaacatgactgtgtataaaaagagcatcccagatttggaatgaggaggggttcacctcTTTGTGAAAGACAAagcaaaatagcaaagaacttctgcttttcattatttatggtataataacattaaaggattcagagaatctagagaaatctctgtatgcaaggaaggaataaggtaaaaaaatagtatttgctggccatgatctttgggctctCAGGCACTgcaaacaggcatgattctgtagaggaaatcactgcatgggctcaaaaacactcaaaaacactCCACAAATACTAGTTAAAACTCAAAAATACAATGAAGTAAGTGTACCtcaacaggatccagaaatgccacctgagctcatttaaaatggacttgGGAAACTGAGGCAAAGTGtggaagtgtcctgtggtctgatgaatcaacatttgaaattctttttggaaatcatggatgctgtGTCCTACAGACTAAAGACCATTCAGCTTGTtctcagtgcacagttcaaaagccagtattcaggATCGtgtaggggtgcattagtgggTGACGtaaacatctgtgaaggcaccattaatgttgaacAATATGCACAGGTtttggcagcatatgctgccattcagaccTGTCAAGTAAGGCCTTCCTTATGTCAGCaaaacaatgccaaaccacacaGCATTTCTCTGTACTACAAGAGCCAGGTGCTAAGCtggcttgcctgcagtccagacctgttcccatttggcgcattatgaaatgaaaaatataacaaaaaagaccatgaactgttgagcagctgaaatcccaTATCAAACCAGAACAagtaaacatttcactttcagaatgacagcaattggtctcttcagttcccaaacacttacagggCATTAAAAGAGGTGgcgatgaaacacagtggtaaatatgcccctgttccaacttttttggaaagtgttgttgttattacattcaaaattacattcaaaatcaaaacatatatttttcaaaaaacaataacatttctcagtttcaacatttgatattttgtctttgtagtattttccatttaaaaatatggtttacatgatttgcataccATTGCAatctaattttatttacattttacgcagcatccaaacttttttggaaatggggtacACATATAGCCTTTGTACTGATTTCATCTTGTCTTTGATTATCCTCACACATTTAAAGTGCTTGTAAAGTAATAAAGGGAGTTTTCCTCAGGACAGTAcagtgtgattggctgataCTGCAAGACAGTAATTGGATTGGAGCTGAGAATGAAGGTTTTGGTTGTTGGACTGAAATAGTCTGTCTTAGCTGGGGCCAAGCTCAGTTTGCTACTGTCAACCTTACTCTGAGGTAAGAGTCCCATCTCAGTCATCCAAGGTGAGCAGCACCGATTCAGAGCTGATGTCACATAAGCATGAGAACTGGACAAATCTGGCCTTCAAAGACTATGTCAGTTTTACAGTCTCATAAATGATCTCTTACTTAACAACGCACATTTTGTGAGACAGAACATAATCTGACTAATTAACCCTGCACTAATTAACCCTGCACAagaatttctttattttacttaaaagcagtaatataaaatctgtgttttcttatttaattgtGAAAATAGagtcttttactttgaaaggacaaatacttCATGACATTACAAGACCAGGAATTTCTGTTAtgttgtattatgtattattgttATGACCATACATATGATACATTCCAAATACCAAAtttaaattgtattaatttaaatatttgtaaatattgggtcataagttggatttgtttgtttttgataaAATTATAAACTAATCAGTCAAATCAACATAATCTTGCAATATAAGAGAACTTATAGTGAGGGGAAGTaactatttttcatttttttaaagtattatttTACATACTTCCAATGTATATATCCActtcaaaaatacatttgagaAAACTTTTGAAAAAGAAACTTTGTTAAAACCGATCAAGGTGAAGGTAAAGAAGCCTCCTAAAGTTCTCATGGATGACAAAATTAACACTTGAATGGAAAATAGCTTTGGAGTCATAGCAACATCCCTGTCAGTATAACTAGTTTGTTAATTTGCAAGAGGAAAATAAAACTGATCGTCCCTGCACAGGTATGTCATGCAAGATTTCACAAGGTGCTCTGAGACTAATGATAAGGAAGCTATGACAGAAGCCAGCAGTCACTCGAAAAGAGTTGAAAGTAGCTGAAACAAcagttacagagaaaacaataagCAATGAACTGCACAGAAATCATCTCCATACCTGTGCTCCATGCAAAAATATTATGcttaaaaaaagtaacaaagcTCTATGTCTAAAGGTTACCCACAGTAAAGTATGGAGGTGGGAGTATCATGATATGGGAGCTGCTTTTCTGTGCATGGTACTGAGGCATTATATGTCATCTAAGGAAACATGAATGGAGCAAGGTACACAGAGCATACTAAATCAGAGCATACTAAGACTGAATCTGTGGCATGGATGTTTAAAAAGACAGCATATGGCCAAAAAGCACTTTTTGTGGTGTAGCCAGTATCCTGATATGAATCCCTTTGAAAATTCATGGAAGATTCTGAAATAATGAAGGACAGGCTCAaagaggaatgggccaaaatgaaACCACAGAGATGCAAAAAGCAAactacttcttttttttttttagattttctaCTACGTATTTGAGACCTTTGATGAGTGTATTAGAATCAGTGCGTGTAAAGTCACTCATGACATGAAATCTGTTGAGATTTGCTACAATTTTCAGAATTTATAGTTTAATGCATGTAGTATGCAACAGACTCTCTACCAGGGAGGTTGTTCCAGGATTAGGCAGTAACCTTTGAAAAAGAAGATTGGATTGGCGTCTGCATCTAAAAATACTGCAGTGCACAACAGTTAATCCACTAACAGCACTGTGAGAGGCTCCACTCATTTTGGACTCTCAACAAGGGATGGCTAGAACGATGTGGCACTGTGTGGACAGTTGACATCTATTCAGATTTGCAGATAAAAGAAATAGATACTATTATAGAGGTTTTCTGCTGATAGGTTATAGAATAATGGGTCAAGTGCAAAGTGAGGAGGATAGAGAAGTTGGCCTGTCTCAGATTCAGGAGTTGTACAAGAAGTTTGCAAACGAGTGCCCCAGTGGAAAGCTTCATCTACATGAGTTCAAGCGGATTTTTGGAATCACAAGTGACTCAACAGAAGAGGAATCTGCCTACATGGAGAACTTGTTCAGATCGTTTGATGCTAATCACGTAAGTATAAAATCAGTGTAGTTAAGTGTGATCTATACTGGCTATACTGGGGGAAGAAAATAGCCATTTGTACATAAAACTAGGTAAACAAAGGGGACCTGCAGGCTCATATTGTTTTGATGTCTAATACTTTTCATTGAcagcatttatttttctattgtgAGTCACTGAAAATGTTAGAATAACTTGTAACCTGTTGCTACAAATATCCTGGGGaaagaattctttaaaaatgatgataattAAGCAGAAGAAGTAAGGACAGTTAATCATCGGTGTGGGAGAGttcatgaaaaaatgttttcagttaTACAATCTATGTACATTTGTTGACAAACCTCAAAAAGGATCTGGCTTAATTTATAAAAGTGAATTTGCACCAGTGGTTAGaagtaattaaataatttcagcatttttaactTTGACTATATGTCactttgtttttgcatttatttgtattgttttattttttaaatgaacccCTTAAACTTCACCAACCTTCACTTGCTAAGCTATACTAATACTATTTAGTAAACCTTAGTGTGtgaaacaatgcaaaacatttattaacTTACTGAGTGGGGAATAGGCCCGTTGGCCTAATAGGAGAAAATATGGACAAAGTTTAAATAATATTTCACCATTTTTCAAATGGGCaatgcaacacattttgatATAAGACTTTTAACACTGTGCACTGCATCTTCATTTTGTTCAGGATAACACCATAGACTTCATGGAATACGTAGCTGCCCTGCACCTGGTTCTCCGTGGCAAGCTTGAGGATAAACTGAAATGGTCTTTCAAAGTTTATGACAGGGATGGAAATGGACGACTGGACAAACAAGAAGTAAAACATGTAATTAAAGTAAGTCCAAGTCGTACTATACTGTGTTCTGTGGAACTGTattcactaataataatacaaatatatagaataaatgaacatgaaaatgacattggggagaaaattgggaaaaacacaaaaaaaggtttaacaaaaaaaagtcatgtgATGTTTGCTCTTCCAGTCGAGGCTGTAGGAGTCTTTGTCCCTGGCCGCGGACTGAGGGCTTAAAGTGTTTACATTTGGTTAGAGTGGTTTAAGGCAGCTGCAGGTTAAGACTCCATTACATAGCTCTTATTAGTCGAAAATAACAAGGCATCAAGGCAGTCTGCGTCAAAGAGTTTTGCTTTCTATGTATGTCTGTTATTTAATATGTGGCTGCTAGACATGAAGAGAGTTTTACAGAATATGTAGTTTTACCAAGTAAGAGGGTTTTAGGCAAACACTTCTTCCACCAAGAAGCATAGTGCCTTTTTTGCATCACGTTACCACTGGAacgataatgctaatttccagTAGTGCTTCAATGCTATTACATGTATtgtgttagcatcaagctaatggTCCAACACATTAGTTCTCCCATAGTGGGTTAAATACAATTAAAGCTGAAGCATGTAAGATATTTGAACCACTCAGTAAAAACTTCAGTCCAAAATTGTGGATCACTTCAGCCTTTTCACCTGTTCATCTGTTATCTTTTATCATAACAATCTAGTTGTTAGACAGAACTGAGTATCATTACACTAGGTGGGCCGCATGAGCAGCTAAATAGCTCATCTGCAGGACtttttagtgactgtgtttagtGAGTGCATTAATCATCAGCATAGATGGAGACAAGGGAGAGGCCATGATTCTGCTCTTAACAAAGTAGGGAGGTCACCATTAGCCACAGGCTTCTTCCTCATGGTGAACAACCCCCAACACAAAACATCCACATTCCCAGATACaatgaaacacaaacaacacataaCACTCCCT is a window of Pygocentrus nattereri isolate fPygNat1 chromosome 7, fPygNat1.pri, whole genome shotgun sequence DNA encoding:
- the LOC108443293 gene encoding guanylyl cyclase-activating protein 2-like → MGQVQSEEDREVGLSQIQELYKKFANECPSGKLHLHEFKRIFGITSDSTEEESAYMENLFRSFDANHDNTIDFMEYVAALHLVLRGKLEDKLKWSFKVYDRDGNGRLDKQEVKHVIKIIYKLRKHDHPSNAEKLTPDEICERIFERIDQNNDGQISLQEFIEGAQRDQWVMDQLRVDLRPTGWFINHQSKNS